A region of the Stieleria neptunia genome:
GCGATATCCCATCGTTCTGGATCAAATGTTTCAGGTGACCGGCAATCGAAGCCATTTCTTGCCTTCGGTTGTCAAAACGATGGTAGATCGGTTTCGGTCCATCGATTTGGTTGTACCTCACTCGCAACCAGTCTTCGCCGTTTCGATCTGTCTTCTCCAGCAATCCGAGTTGCCGCAATTCGCGCTGATCTTGTCGCTCGCCTGATTCCGAGAGTCGGCTCAGCACGTTCACCGCAAGTTCGGTGATCGGGGTGGTTGACCGAAAACTTTCCCGCATAATCGTTGAGCGACCGCGCATGTCCAGACCGAACTCTGACCACTTCGGAGTCTTCGTGTCGTAAACATTTTGGGCGTTGTCGTAGAAGATATGTGCGGAACGACTGTTGGCGTCTTCTTCGTCCGCTTGCTCGACGATGGACAACAACAGCCGCAAGGTTGCCGGTCCCATGTCTTGAGCTTCATCAATGAACAACGCCGAGCAACGGGGAAGCAAGTCCTTCGAATCTTGACGATTGAGGAACTCTTCGGCGGCACGGTCGTAGTCAAAACCGATGGACTCGATTGACATCTGAACGCTCGGCAGCATCCCAGCCAAAACGTCTTTCACATGAAGCAGGGAAACTTTGTCCCAAGGAAATTCTGTTTGACCGAAAAGGTCTTCTTCATTGAGGCTGGCCCATGCCGATTCAATCGATTCCCGCAACAGCTTTTGCAAACTTCGATTGGCGTAGACTGCCCAGATCCGGGCATCCTGCTGGTCTTGCAAACGCTTCGCCGTCTTGGCGAGCCAATTGCAAAGAACAATCGACTTGCCGCTGCCCGCTACCCCACGAACCAATCGGGGCTTTCCATCGAGTTCGAGATTGGTCAGCCGCTGCTGCTCCTGGGAAAGGATTGGCTTCATTCCCTTGCGATCACGGAACTGATCGCCCATCCGACAGGATGACATCTTCTTGTAGCCTGCTTCTTGCTCGGCCGCGATTGATGAACCAAACCCTTCGGTTTGAGCTTGTGCTCGTCGACCTGGCTCTCGCCAAACAAGACGCTTGTCGTCATTTGCGAGGAACGCTGCGGTCATGTCCTGCTTCAACGGACGAAGATACGGTTCCTCCATCTCGCTGCGACTTGCGAGGACAATCACCGCTTCCCTTGCCCGACTAAGTGCAACGTTGACAAGCCTCTTCCACTCTGGGATTTGCCACGTCCCGCTTCCCGCATTGACCGTATCGAATATGACGATGTCCGCTTCCGACCCTTGTTGACTGTGGACGGTTGAGGCGTCCCAATTCGTCATTTCCCAGCCGGCAAGAAGCTTCCCAACCTGCTGAGCTTGGGCCTTAAATGGCGAGATAAATAGGCCGTGTGCTGACCGAATCCCTGCATCCGAAAACAGCTTTTGCAGTACCGACTGCGTCACTCCGCGAACCCAGCTTCGGTTGCCCGGTCCGCGTGCGGCGCGAATGGAAGCGAGACTCGCGTCCTCTTCATCCAGGACGTACCAAATGGCTCTCGATTGACCGGCAATGAATGGCGAAAGCGTAGACTCCCTTTCGGCTCGCTTTGGAACCGTTGTTAACACGCCATCGTACTGGTAGCCCGACACAACCTTACAAACGTCGGGGTGCATTCGCCACTGCTGTGAAAGTAGGAGAACCGCTTTGGGGATGTTTTCTGTATCATCGAGATGGCTCAATGCACTGCTGGCCAACCACGTTTGCTGCCGAGTCGGCAGAATGCGTGAGATTCGGCTGATCGGAGCCAGTTGTTTTGGATCCCCGACTAACACGACTCGTCTCGCAGCCAACAGCGACAACGCGGCAACCGCGGCCCTTGAGATCAACCCGGCTTCGTCAATGACAATCGTGGTGAACGGTGCTTCGCCGTCCTCGACCAGCTTGCGGATCGACATGTCCTTCAAATAGCTCATCGCTTTGAAAGCGGTGGCGACAACCACTCGGCGCTCGGCATCCACAAAGATGCGGTTGCTTTGGTCGTTACCAGACGTTCGAAGTTCGCCAATCTGCTTGCGTGTGAGAGCTTTGTCTTCCGACGATTCAAGCAGTTCCAGTTGCTGGGCAAGCCCATCGATCTGTGACATGACTTCCGACTCGGTCCCCCTGAGCATCGGATCGAGTTCTTTACCAACGAACGTTTGGTACGAAGCTCCCTTCCCGATTCTCTGCAGCCTGTCGGCACCGAGTTCATCAGGGCAAAATTCCTTTGCCGCTTCACCGATGGAGATTGCGACGGCGTCCGTTGCCCGGTTGGTCGTCGACACCACCAGCACTCGCTCACTCTCGTCTTGCATGACCTGTGCAATCTGCTGCCCGGTCGTCCAAGTTTTGCCGGTGCCGGGCGGTCCCCAGAGGACACTCCATGAGTGATGCCACCAATCACGCAAGCGCGGCAAGCCGGACTCACATCGCTGAGTCGCCGCGGGATGCACACCGCCCTGGCTGGCGTTCAGCCTCGCTGGGAGATGCGTCCGAACCTCTTCGAACTCGTCTCCGCTGAAAATGGCGTCCAAGACCGACATGAACTCAAACGGCCGGACAAAGAACGGTCCTGCTGTCGGCGTCGCCTCGGGATCATCAAGACTGACGAACAGGCAGCCATTTCGCTCGTCCACTTCGACGATCTCACCGGACCACAAAATGGCGTCTTCGTAGTCGGCTTCTTCATAGAACCGATCCGAATAGCTTTCGTCGTCATCGAGTGACTTCGGGCGAAACGCTTGCGCCCCTTCCCACGTCCAATCGAATTCGACCGACGAGCCGACATGAACGACGAAAATGGTCCCGCGATCCTTCTCAGCAAAGATACTGACACGGTTGCAGTTCAGGCGTTTCCACCGTGAACCGTCTCGATACTCTTGGCGAACTGCGGCAGCCGCATCCTTGAGTTGCTGAACGCCACCCTCGGGCAAACCAAGCCGGGACTCATAGCGAACAGGCTGAAACTCGGCGAAGGGCATGGAGGCATCGTCATCGGCGGCACCGGTGATCTCGTCGTCCATGATCCGGGTTACCTTTGACCGCGCATTTGCTGGAGTCTGGAATTCATCGTTGATCGATCATAACAGCCGTTACGGACCTCAACAAAGGGGCAGGCGTAATCAATAGACTCGGTCCCAATGCCGTTCAGCATACCGCAGCCACCTCAACACCAGCACTCCGCTTTGGCCCAACTTCAGGTCTCGTTGTTTTACCTCGTCGCTAGCCGTGTCGACCCCCTGAAGCGTGACAAGAAACGGCCAATCTTTCGTGAAGAACTTGAGACCACGAAGATCGTCCGCATCGACTCGTGGGGCGTTTTCTCGCCCGGGGAAAGCAATCGCGCTGTGTCCCCGGCATTCATGCAATCCGAATGCAGCAAGCGGAAAAGTAGCCCACCGATGGCAGCGCGAACCCGCGGATCGTCCTGCGAATTACTATCCGTGGGTTCGCGCTGCCATCCGTGGGTTCATTCTCTTACCTCCCAAGTAGTCTACTAGGATGTAACAGACGCGAATCGCTCCCCATCGATTGGAAACGCAAGCAAGCGATGCAATCAATCCACGCGCCCGAGATTGATTCTGACAATGCACCTGTCGGTTTTTGCGGTCGGAGCGTGCGTTCTAGCCGGCGATCGCAAACTCTTGACGGGCGGCACCATTCACCCCTTGCCACAACGAATTTTTCGACGTCGCAGTCGCTTCCTATTCGCGTCGCCGATGCGGATTTGCGGTATCATGCGTCGATTCCTTCCGAACTCCTTCCGAACGCTAAGTGAGACTGTCGTATGCGTTTTCTATTGGGTGCGTTGTTTGTCGCCGCGGGCTTGTTATCGGCTTCCAGCTCACTACGCGGTGACGATTGGACTCGCTTCCGGGGGCCAAACGGGCAGGGAAAATCGTCTGAAAGAAGCCTGCCGCTTAAGTGGTCCGAAGAGAACAACGTCGCCTGGAAAACCACGATACCGGGGCAAGGCTGGTCGTCTCCGATTGTGTCTGGTGACCACGTCTTTGTGACGACCGCAACGGAAAAGGGTGCTTCGTGTCGAGTGATCGGAATCGACCGCACCACTGGCGACCTACTTTGGAACACGGAAGTCCACCGACAAACTCCAAGACCCAAGCGAGCCCAGAACTCCTATGCCACGCCGACGCCGGTGTCCGACGGTGCACGCGTGTACGCCGCGTTTTACGACGGAACGATCGTTGCCGTCGACTTCGACGGCAAATTGGTCTGGAAGAACGAAGACGTCGACTTTCACAGCTTGCACGGGCTCGGTGCTTCGCCGATTCTGGTCGGCGGACTGATCATCATGCCCTTCGACGGCAGCAGTCGAGAGGAGCAGCGCGTCGGTTGGAAGGAACCGTGGGACCAGGCCGTCGTGCTGGCCGTGGACAAGGAGACCGGCAACACAAAGTGGCGCGGCAAGCGCGGGCTGTCTCGGGTTGGACACGTGACCGCGATCGCGATCGACAACGGCCAGACCGTGGTCAGTGCCGGTGGCGACCGAGTCCAAGCGCACGACGTCGCAACGGGCGAGCGTCTCTGGTCGGTCTACAGCCAGGGTGAGGGCGTGACACCGTCGCCCGTGCTGGGTGAAGGTCTGATCTTCACGTCATCCGGTTTCGAGGAACCGACGATTCGAGCGATTCGCCCCGGCGGTCGCGGGGACGTGACCGAATCGCACATCGTTTGGGAACAGACACGCGGTGTCCCGGCCTTACCGTCGCCGCTGTACGTCGAGCCGTTTCTCTACACGATCACTCGCGACAATATCCTGCACTGCATCGAAGCGAAAACAGGCAAAGTTGTCTGGCAGGAACGACTCGACGGCAATTACTCCGCGTCGCCACTGCTGGCCGACGGCCGAATCTATATCACGTCAGAAGAAGGTATCACCACGGTGCTCGAGCCCGGACCGCGATACAAAGAGATCACCCGAAACACGCTCAACGGTAAGTCGATGGCATCGATCGCGGTTTCCCAAGGCAACTTCTTCATTCGAACCGGCGATCGCCTCTACTGCATCGGAAACCAACCCCGCTGATCCGTTACTGATCGACCCTGGAGAGGTCGTGCCCACCAACGGCTAATGATTTGAGATGGCAGAAAAATCTGGGGCAGAAACATGATAACGGGACGCATCATCGATTAGGTCCTTTGGAGCTTGTCTTCTGACGAGTGTAGGATACCGGCGAATTCTACTTCGATCCGTAAGCTGGATTGTGCCTTGCCTCTCATGGAATTTGAACCTTGCCTCCGGTGAAATGAATTCACCACCTGAGGAGGATTGGGAGCGAAAAGCAATCCGCTGCACTCCATCACCCCAGGATTTTTCGATTCTGTTTCGTCGGTGTTTGCGATCATGTAAACTCATCGTCCCCTCAAATGTTGAAACACCCAAATGTTGTCGCACTCAATGTTGGCACCGAGGGGCCACGCAACCGTAACCTAAATTCTCCATTTGAATTCCGAGCAGCACCATGACATTTCAGCAACGTCGTTCACGGCGGACCATCATCAAAGACACATTGGCTGGGGTTTCGAGCGTCGTTGCGGGAACGGTTTTGTCGAGGAGTTCCTTGTGGGCCGATCAGAACGGGGCAAACACCCAAGCCGATCCCAAGATTCGTGGACCGTTTCCGATTCTGTCAACTCCGTTCACTGAATCGGGCGAAGTCGATTACGGCGTCTTGGCACAGGAAGCGAAGTTCGTTGCTTGGGGTGGTTGCCCGGGAATGATCTGGCCTCAATCGGGAGACAGCGTCGATCTGTTGACGATGGAAGAGAAGATGAAAGGGATGGAGGTTTTGGCCAAGACGGCGCGCAGCCTGCCCACCTCGCTGTGCTTGGGAGTCCAGGGGAACGATACCGAAGAGATGCTCGCTTTCGCAGAGCACGCTGAAAAACTGGAACCGGAAGCAATCATCTCTCGGCCTCCCGATTCGGGGAAATCAGAGCAGGACCTGCGGCAGTACTGGAGAGCTCTGGCCGCAGTAGCCAAGCGACCGGTCATTCTGCAAACCACCGGCGGCGTCGCCTACAAAGGGCCACTCCCGTCACCGGAGCTGATGATCGAACTGGCAAAGGAGTTTCCGCATTTTGGGTACATCAAAGAGGAAGCTGGCGACGTTTTGGGGCGAATGCGTACTTCGATCGCTGCCATGCCTCCCGTGCGGCGGGTGTTCAGTGCACGGGGTGGATTTCATTGGCTGAGAGAGTCTCAACTTGGATCGGAAGGTGTGATCACCGAACGCGCGGCGTACGCGGATGTGCTCACCCGCATCTGGGAATTGCAGCAAAGTGGTGAAGACCCGAAAACCCTGGAAGACGTGTTCAACAAGTTTGTTCAAATGGTCAAGGTAAAACCGGGCAGTCTGCGTGGGGCCAACTTGAGCATTTGGATGAAGCGAGGCGTCTTCAAGAATATGCTGTCTCGCAATTACGGACCGGGGCGATCCATCCCCGCCTCGCCAATCGTCTCCGAACTCAAACTCACCGACGAACAGATCGCAGCGGCAGAGATGCGTTTTGACGCCTTGCGGCCTTACCTGAAAGAGGTAACACCTGACTTGTCGTAGGCCGGTACCGCAGCTGGGAAACAAGCCCCTGACCAAACCCGAAAACTCCATCTATCCCCTCATGAAACAGCCAACGCGTCGTCAGTTTTTAAAGCATGTGGCTGCAAGCGGCATCGCCACCTCAGTCACGATCTCCGGCACCAAATCGTCAGGCCAAGTCATCGGTGCCAACGAGCGGGTTCGGGTTGCGATTGCCGGAA
Encoded here:
- a CDS encoding AAA domain-containing protein, coding for MDDEITGAADDDASMPFAEFQPVRYESRLGLPEGGVQQLKDAAAAVRQEYRDGSRWKRLNCNRVSIFAEKDRGTIFVVHVGSSVEFDWTWEGAQAFRPKSLDDDESYSDRFYEEADYEDAILWSGEIVEVDERNGCLFVSLDDPEATPTAGPFFVRPFEFMSVLDAIFSGDEFEEVRTHLPARLNASQGGVHPAATQRCESGLPRLRDWWHHSWSVLWGPPGTGKTWTTGQQIAQVMQDESERVLVVSTTNRATDAVAISIGEAAKEFCPDELGADRLQRIGKGASYQTFVGKELDPMLRGTESEVMSQIDGLAQQLELLESSEDKALTRKQIGELRTSGNDQSNRIFVDAERRVVVATAFKAMSYLKDMSIRKLVEDGEAPFTTIVIDEAGLISRAAVAALSLLAARRVVLVGDPKQLAPISRISRILPTRQQTWLASSALSHLDDTENIPKAVLLLSQQWRMHPDVCKVVSGYQYDGVLTTVPKRAERESTLSPFIAGQSRAIWYVLDEEDASLASIRAARGPGNRSWVRGVTQSVLQKLFSDAGIRSAHGLFISPFKAQAQQVGKLLAGWEMTNWDASTVHSQQGSEADIVIFDTVNAGSGTWQIPEWKRLVNVALSRAREAVIVLASRSEMEEPYLRPLKQDMTAAFLANDDKRLVWREPGRRAQAQTEGFGSSIAAEQEAGYKKMSSCRMGDQFRDRKGMKPILSQEQQRLTNLELDGKPRLVRGVAGSGKSIVLCNWLAKTAKRLQDQQDARIWAVYANRSLQKLLRESIESAWASLNEEDLFGQTEFPWDKVSLLHVKDVLAGMLPSVQMSIESIGFDYDRAAEEFLNRQDSKDLLPRCSALFIDEAQDMGPATLRLLLSIVEQADEEDANSRSAHIFYDNAQNVYDTKTPKWSEFGLDMRGRSTIMRESFRSTTPITELAVNVLSRLSESGERQDQRELRQLGLLEKTDRNGEDWLRVRYNQIDGPKPIYHRFDNRRQEMASIAGHLKHLIQNDGISPTDICIIYNGRVQDVLQSDLAPALATIGVELSFQKNRSFERQPNTLVATTPHSFKGYESEVVVIPCVDHYVAPEGKILENSLYVAMTRARSLLAIYGLRHGSKASRKIGATLGACIAIQNNHPIVQEMGESAEL
- a CDS encoding outer membrane protein assembly factor BamB family protein encodes the protein MRFLLGALFVAAGLLSASSSLRGDDWTRFRGPNGQGKSSERSLPLKWSEENNVAWKTTIPGQGWSSPIVSGDHVFVTTATEKGASCRVIGIDRTTGDLLWNTEVHRQTPRPKRAQNSYATPTPVSDGARVYAAFYDGTIVAVDFDGKLVWKNEDVDFHSLHGLGASPILVGGLIIMPFDGSSREEQRVGWKEPWDQAVVLAVDKETGNTKWRGKRGLSRVGHVTAIAIDNGQTVVSAGGDRVQAHDVATGERLWSVYSQGEGVTPSPVLGEGLIFTSSGFEEPTIRAIRPGGRGDVTESHIVWEQTRGVPALPSPLYVEPFLYTITRDNILHCIEAKTGKVVWQERLDGNYSASPLLADGRIYITSEEGITTVLEPGPRYKEITRNTLNGKSMASIAVSQGNFFIRTGDRLYCIGNQPR
- a CDS encoding dihydrodipicolinate synthase family protein, giving the protein MTFQQRRSRRTIIKDTLAGVSSVVAGTVLSRSSLWADQNGANTQADPKIRGPFPILSTPFTESGEVDYGVLAQEAKFVAWGGCPGMIWPQSGDSVDLLTMEEKMKGMEVLAKTARSLPTSLCLGVQGNDTEEMLAFAEHAEKLEPEAIISRPPDSGKSEQDLRQYWRALAAVAKRPVILQTTGGVAYKGPLPSPELMIELAKEFPHFGYIKEEAGDVLGRMRTSIAAMPPVRRVFSARGGFHWLRESQLGSEGVITERAAYADVLTRIWELQQSGEDPKTLEDVFNKFVQMVKVKPGSLRGANLSIWMKRGVFKNMLSRNYGPGRSIPASPIVSELKLTDEQIAAAEMRFDALRPYLKEVTPDLS